The following are encoded together in the Thalassomonas haliotis genome:
- the pgmB gene encoding beta-phosphoglucomutase, with translation MTVKAFIFDLDGVLTDTAEFHFIAWQATAHQLGLEFTREDNEALKGVDRVGSLQLILDKGKLTVSEEKFQQLLLEKNKHYLELINDINPGNLFPGVLDCFAALKAKGIKIGLASASKNAAFVVNKLGISDVFDFIGDAASVANSKPAPDIFLSVAEGLGLAPEDCLGVEDAVAGVSAIKSAGMYAVGIGENSVLTRADIVFPTTGEMDVQQLLS, from the coding sequence ATGACAGTTAAAGCATTTATTTTTGATCTTGATGGTGTGCTTACCGATACTGCTGAGTTCCATTTTATTGCCTGGCAGGCGACCGCCCACCAGTTGGGGTTGGAGTTTACCCGGGAAGATAATGAGGCCCTTAAAGGAGTTGACAGGGTCGGCTCATTGCAGCTGATCCTGGACAAAGGCAAACTCACCGTCAGTGAGGAAAAATTTCAGCAGTTATTGCTGGAAAAAAACAAACATTATCTGGAGTTGATCAATGATATCAATCCCGGTAACTTGTTTCCCGGGGTACTGGACTGTTTTGCCGCGCTAAAAGCCAAAGGCATCAAAATCGGTCTGGCTTCTGCCAGTAAAAATGCCGCTTTTGTTGTTAATAAACTGGGTATCTCGGATGTATTTGATTTTATCGGCGATGCCGCTTCGGTAGCCAACAGCAAACCCGCCCCGGATATCTTTTTGTCGGTAGCCGAGGGGCTGGGGCTTGCACCCGAAGACTGTCTCGGGGTGGAAGATGCGGTGGCCGGGGTCAGTGCCATTAAATCTGCCGGTATGTATGCCGTAGGCATAGGCGAAAACTCTGTGCTGACCCGGGCGGATATAGTTTTCCCCACCACAGGGGAAATGGATGTGCAGCAGCTGCTTAGCTGA
- a CDS encoding glycoside hydrolase family 65 protein, giving the protein MQTFHNMDAAADSSDWQITLAELEHLPLAVTETLFALGNGTLGTRGTSGYRHPDFIRDCEGTYINGAYVSEQIHYDESAYGFARFNNKMLQVADSKGISLFAGKANADSSADNAFAVKEVLSRCLNMKTGIFEESLLLATASGQEIKLHTRRFICQHNGHLMVNAFTLEPLAFCGPITLVSTIANPSGKSEASDDPRVGDLSVAENLTLNAGEAGEQVSYQLQQLDVPNSLICHAISHSFDDRAEFVGGESDDSAGLTCHYQLNLSEDKQTFCKYSFISHAFIGGDNQANSEGGSAAEQGALLIQEAKAELAQVLTLGYAGHLQQHSRLIGEFWHNSDIEISGNGEQQKAIRLNMLHLYMSAGRDGLRNIGAKGLTGPGYDGHYFWDSEIYIIPYFIYTQPEIARSLLSFRFSGLDKARQRALEMGHEQGALFPWRTIGGEECSSYFPAGTAQYHINAAVAYAVRHYFSATRDWDFIWSEGAELVFESARLWPSLGHFNAARDGKFCLDLVTGPDEYTALVNNNYYTNVMAKIHLAFACDLARQMGQQAPDNYRRLLKQLNLDEQELALWQNIADNMYLPHDDKRAISPQDDSFLAKKPWDFAGTAKDKYPLLLNFHPLVIYRHQVLKQADVILANFLQDDMVPLSLKKNNLAFYEPLTTHDSTLSACTHSIAYSEVGERQQAYHYFEETVMTDLANLHKNSHYGVHTAAMAGSWMCITQGFAGLRVRDGKACFNPFLPKSWQGVSFKLRLLGCQLQLTMSGEKIRYQLLTGKSLRLQHGQQEAVLTQDKPVQNFSLTAEHA; this is encoded by the coding sequence TTGCAAACTTTTCACAATATGGATGCTGCGGCCGATAGCAGTGATTGGCAAATCACCCTGGCTGAGCTTGAGCATCTTCCCCTGGCGGTAACCGAAACGCTCTTTGCCCTGGGCAATGGCACTTTGGGTACCCGGGGCACATCCGGCTACCGGCATCCCGATTTTATCCGGGACTGTGAAGGCACCTATATCAACGGCGCCTATGTCAGCGAGCAGATTCATTACGACGAGTCTGCCTATGGTTTTGCCCGTTTCAACAATAAAATGTTGCAGGTAGCCGACAGCAAAGGTATTTCCCTGTTTGCCGGTAAAGCAAACGCTGACAGCAGTGCCGATAATGCCTTCGCCGTGAAAGAAGTGCTGAGCCGCTGTTTGAATATGAAAACCGGTATTTTTGAAGAGTCTCTGTTGCTGGCCACGGCTTCGGGACAGGAAATTAAACTCCATACCCGGCGTTTCATCTGCCAGCATAACGGCCACTTGATGGTGAATGCCTTTACCCTGGAGCCGCTGGCATTTTGCGGGCCGATCACCTTGGTTTCTACCATAGCAAATCCTTCAGGTAAGAGTGAAGCCAGTGATGATCCCCGGGTCGGTGATTTGTCTGTTGCCGAAAACCTGACTTTGAATGCCGGCGAAGCCGGCGAACAAGTCAGTTATCAGTTACAGCAGCTGGACGTACCCAACAGCCTGATCTGCCATGCCATCAGCCACAGCTTTGATGACCGGGCTGAATTTGTTGGCGGTGAATCAGATGACAGTGCCGGGCTAACTTGCCACTACCAGTTGAACCTTAGTGAAGACAAGCAGACTTTTTGCAAATACAGCTTTATTTCACATGCCTTTATTGGAGGTGATAACCAAGCTAATAGTGAAGGCGGTAGCGCAGCAGAGCAGGGGGCATTACTTATTCAGGAAGCCAAAGCCGAACTGGCACAGGTCTTAACTTTGGGTTATGCCGGTCATTTGCAGCAACATAGCCGCCTTATCGGTGAGTTCTGGCACAACAGCGATATCGAAATTTCCGGCAATGGTGAGCAGCAGAAGGCGATCCGCCTCAATATGTTGCACCTGTATATGTCGGCGGGCCGTGACGGCCTGCGTAATATCGGCGCCAAGGGCCTGACCGGTCCGGGTTATGATGGCCATTATTTCTGGGATTCAGAAATTTATATTATTCCTTATTTTATTTATACCCAGCCGGAAATTGCCCGCAGCCTGTTATCTTTCCGCTTTAGCGGCCTGGATAAGGCCAGGCAACGTGCGCTGGAAATGGGCCATGAGCAGGGGGCTTTATTTCCCTGGCGTACTATCGGCGGTGAGGAGTGCTCTTCTTACTTTCCGGCGGGCACTGCGCAATATCATATCAATGCTGCAGTCGCTTATGCCGTACGCCATTATTTTTCCGCCACCCGCGACTGGGACTTTATCTGGAGCGAAGGAGCCGAGCTGGTGTTTGAAAGTGCGCGCCTGTGGCCGTCCCTCGGGCATTTCAATGCTGCCAGAGACGGCAAGTTCTGCCTGGACCTGGTGACCGGGCCGGATGAATATACCGCGCTGGTTAATAACAACTATTACACTAATGTGATGGCGAAAATCCACCTGGCGTTTGCCTGTGATCTGGCCCGGCAAATGGGGCAACAGGCGCCGGATAATTATCGGCGTTTGCTCAAGCAGTTAAACCTGGATGAGCAGGAACTGGCCTTGTGGCAGAACATTGCCGATAACATGTATTTGCCCCACGATGACAAACGCGCTATTTCGCCGCAGGATGACAGCTTTTTGGCCAAGAAACCCTGGGATTTTGCCGGTACGGCAAAAGACAAATATCCGCTGCTATTAAACTTCCATCCTTTGGTGATCTACCGTCACCAGGTATTGAAGCAGGCGGATGTGATCCTGGCCAACTTCCTCCAGGATGATATGGTGCCGCTGTCACTGAAAAAGAATAACCTGGCGTTTTATGAGCCGTTAACCACCCATGACTCCACCCTGTCCGCCTGTACCCACAGCATAGCCTATAGCGAAGTTGGCGAGCGGCAGCAGGCGTATCACTATTTTGAAGAAACCGTGATGACGGATCTGGCCAACCTGCATAAAAACAGCCATTACGGCGTGCATACCGCGGCCATGGCGGGCTCCTGGATGTGCATTACTCAAGGGTTTGCCGGTTTACGGGTGCGTGACGGTAAAGCCTGTTTTAATCCCTTCCTGCCAAAAAGCTGGCAAGGGGTGAGTTTTAAATTACGCCTGCTCGGTTGTCAGTTGCAGCTGACCATGAGCGGGGAGAAGATCCGTTACCAGTTGTTGACGGGCAAATCTTTACGCCTGCAGCACGGCCAGCAAGAGGCGGTTCTGACACAGGATAAACCGGTACAAAATTTTTCATTAACCGCGGAGCACGCATAA
- a CDS encoding LacI family DNA-binding transcriptional regulator yields MFAECAIITAMKEKTIKTLADIAKMANVSQSTVSRALRNNPLVSQKTRDFVQQLAQEHNFSVNATASKLRTQKTHTIAVIVMFDQNTEQSISDPFLMKLLGTIADELTKFGYDMLLTTTKTATGDWNNYYFESRRADGLIIVGQGEHDPRIEALGSNDVPFVVWGTEFANKNYTTIGSDNRKGGYLAVKHLIDKGCKNIAFMGDIEHNELEQRWLGYLDACNEAGLEPDPALRIKTDLTSNDGYQQIKNFLEGQQQKIDAIFAVSDTIALGVMKYLHEQKIAIPKEIAIIGFDDIAMSAFSSPSLTTVRQNTTAAGELLVSKVLKKIEHKPIKSKLLEVELIVRQSSEQT; encoded by the coding sequence ATGTTTGCTGAATGTGCAATAATCACCGCCATGAAAGAAAAGACCATAAAAACACTTGCCGACATTGCCAAAATGGCCAATGTTTCCCAGTCGACGGTATCCCGGGCGCTGCGTAACAACCCCCTGGTAAGTCAGAAAACCCGGGACTTTGTCCAGCAGCTGGCTCAGGAGCATAACTTCAGCGTTAATGCCACCGCCAGTAAGTTGCGCACCCAAAAAACCCATACCATAGCCGTGATTGTGATGTTCGATCAAAATACCGAGCAGTCCATTTCCGATCCGTTTCTGATGAAGTTATTGGGTACCATAGCGGATGAACTCACCAAGTTTGGTTATGACATGCTGCTGACCACCACCAAAACCGCCACCGGCGACTGGAACAATTATTATTTTGAATCCCGCCGGGCAGACGGCCTGATCATCGTCGGTCAGGGAGAGCATGACCCGCGCATCGAAGCCCTGGGCAGCAACGATGTGCCTTTTGTGGTCTGGGGCACGGAATTTGCCAATAAAAACTACACCACTATCGGCAGTGATAACCGCAAAGGCGGTTACCTGGCGGTCAAACACCTGATCGATAAAGGCTGTAAAAATATCGCCTTTATGGGGGATATAGAGCATAACGAGCTGGAGCAGCGCTGGCTGGGTTACCTCGATGCCTGCAACGAAGCAGGACTGGAGCCAGATCCGGCGTTAAGGATTAAAACCGATCTGACTTCAAATGACGGTTATCAGCAAATCAAAAATTTTCTCGAAGGCCAGCAGCAAAAGATCGACGCTATTTTTGCCGTCAGCGATACTATCGCCCTTGGGGTAATGAAGTACCTGCACGAGCAAAAAATTGCCATCCCCAAAGAAATCGCCATTATCGGTTTCGATGATATCGCCATGTCGGCGTTCAGCTCCCCCTCTTTGACCACAGTCAGACAAAATACCACGGCTGCCGGTGAGTTGCTGGTAAGCAAAGTGCTGAAAAAAATCGAGCATAAGCCGATCAAGTCTAAATTACTGGAAGTGGAATTAATTGTCCGCCAGTCCAGCGAACAAACTTAA
- a CDS encoding TonB-dependent receptor produces the protein MTKNFKLSSVAAVLALVCQPFSAIGAEQETADNSSSAPKTEKIEQIVVTGTFSGKAVRKVDAGYAISNFSEDDIKKLAPKSTADLFKAVPGVWSESSGGVAGANVFVRGFPSTGDAPFLTVQLQGAPIFPPPTLSFLENSTLFRLDETVEFMEALRGGTNPVISNGQPGLTTNFLLKEGSDDTEGKVKYSTSDFGLQRFDGVLSGALADDLYFMIGGYVKSSPGVRDAGFNAEEGQQFTINITKELDNGKINLYTRQTDDHGVWYLPAPINAPGVDNEYVQIGTNNRQATIQYGPDNTSEAFDFGDGRGWKGSVSGGSVELELDNGWDLVDRFSYTQGDADTFGLVPNDNAVALSSVADNGATAIGAVTGTEYAGDTMVQQIGRWVVKKEIEAFTNDLALTKTFDNGSFTAGYYNSTYQSKDWWSIGNQAYHVVETGGEMLTGIDCNDNADSCGWNYDINSVGDGTTRAVYGALSYEVTDKLTLDGGVRFEQHEIEYTVDEGLTGSISKAVSYDENGTSWTFGGNYSLTRDSGIFARISNGSKMPYFDDFRDNFDDYSNGEDLIKDVRQYELGYKLSKDNYSVYATGFFNEVEGDLEVPQPGQPAVVRTTRAYGVELDFTYYNDDGFSVSLNSTLQDTEILKGQDEGNELQRLPKWQVRVTPSYEYEFNNGMLATIYGTLSAVGDRHSSNANISAQELPGYEKIDLGVLFDVTDQVQVQFAANNLTDEDGLTEGDPRDALSSNARYILPRSFDFSVSYQF, from the coding sequence ATGACAAAGAATTTTAAACTATCTTCCGTTGCTGCAGTACTAGCCCTGGTATGCCAGCCGTTTAGTGCTATCGGTGCGGAACAAGAGACAGCAGATAATAGCTCGTCAGCACCCAAAACCGAGAAAATTGAACAAATCGTTGTTACCGGTACTTTCAGCGGTAAAGCGGTAAGAAAAGTGGATGCGGGTTACGCCATCAGTAACTTCTCCGAAGACGATATCAAAAAATTGGCGCCAAAAAGCACCGCAGATTTATTTAAAGCGGTGCCCGGCGTCTGGTCAGAAAGTTCCGGCGGTGTGGCCGGGGCCAACGTGTTTGTCCGTGGTTTTCCCAGCACAGGGGATGCGCCTTTCTTAACGGTACAGTTGCAGGGGGCGCCGATCTTCCCGCCACCGACTTTATCCTTTTTAGAAAACTCCACCCTGTTCCGCCTCGATGAAACCGTTGAATTTATGGAAGCCCTGCGCGGCGGCACCAACCCGGTTATTTCCAATGGCCAGCCGGGTTTGACTACTAACTTCTTACTTAAAGAAGGCAGCGACGATACTGAAGGCAAGGTCAAATACTCGACTTCTGACTTTGGTCTGCAGCGCTTTGACGGCGTGCTCAGCGGCGCGCTGGCGGACGATCTTTACTTTATGATCGGCGGTTATGTGAAAAGCTCTCCGGGTGTGCGCGATGCCGGTTTTAATGCCGAAGAAGGCCAGCAGTTCACCATCAATATCACCAAAGAGCTGGATAACGGCAAAATCAATCTTTATACCCGGCAAACCGATGACCATGGTGTCTGGTATCTGCCGGCGCCGATTAATGCTCCCGGCGTAGACAATGAATATGTGCAGATAGGTACCAATAACCGTCAGGCCACCATTCAGTACGGCCCGGACAATACCAGCGAAGCGTTTGATTTCGGCGACGGCCGCGGCTGGAAAGGTTCTGTTTCCGGCGGTAGCGTTGAACTTGAACTGGACAACGGCTGGGATCTGGTAGACCGCTTTAGTTATACCCAGGGGGATGCCGATACCTTTGGTTTAGTGCCCAACGATAATGCCGTTGCCCTGTCCAGTGTTGCCGATAACGGTGCCACTGCCATTGGCGCAGTGACAGGTACCGAATATGCCGGCGACACTATGGTGCAGCAAATTGGCCGCTGGGTGGTGAAAAAAGAAATTGAAGCCTTCACCAATGATCTCGCCCTGACTAAAACTTTCGATAACGGCAGCTTTACCGCGGGTTATTATAATTCAACCTATCAGTCTAAAGACTGGTGGTCGATAGGAAACCAGGCCTACCATGTGGTGGAAACCGGCGGTGAAATGCTCACCGGCATTGACTGTAACGACAATGCTGACAGCTGCGGCTGGAATTATGATATCAACAGTGTCGGTGACGGTACCACCCGCGCGGTATATGGCGCCCTTTCTTATGAAGTTACCGACAAATTAACCTTGGACGGCGGTGTGCGCTTCGAGCAGCATGAAATCGAATATACCGTAGATGAAGGCCTGACCGGCTCTATTTCCAAGGCGGTTTCTTATGATGAAAACGGTACTTCCTGGACCTTTGGCGGTAATTATTCGCTGACCCGGGATTCGGGAATTTTTGCCCGTATCAGTAACGGCAGCAAGATGCCGTATTTCGATGATTTCCGTGATAACTTCGATGACTATAGCAATGGTGAAGACCTGATCAAGGATGTACGCCAGTATGAGTTGGGTTATAAGTTGTCAAAAGATAACTATAGTGTCTATGCCACAGGTTTCTTTAATGAAGTGGAAGGTGACTTAGAAGTGCCTCAGCCGGGTCAGCCTGCGGTTGTCCGTACTACCCGGGCATATGGTGTTGAACTTGACTTTACTTATTACAACGATGACGGTTTTTCCGTTAGCTTGAACTCTACCCTGCAGGACACCGAGATCCTTAAGGGCCAGGATGAAGGCAATGAATTACAACGTCTGCCTAAATGGCAGGTGCGTGTTACCCCCAGCTATGAGTATGAGTTCAATAACGGCATGTTAGCGACCATATATGGCACCTTGTCTGCAGTAGGTGATCGTCATTCAAGTAATGCCAATATTAGCGCGCAGGAATTGCCGGGTTATGAGAAAATTGATCTTGGTGTACTCTTTGACGTTACCGATCAGGTGCAGGTGCAGTTTGCTGCCAACAATCTGACCGATGAAGACGGTTTAACGGAAGGAGATCCCCGTGATGCACTGTCGTCCAACGCCCGTTATATCTTACCAAGAAGCTTTGATTTTAGCGTGAGTTACCAGTTCTAA